From Pempheris klunzingeri isolate RE-2024b chromosome 18, fPemKlu1.hap1, whole genome shotgun sequence, a single genomic window includes:
- the parp1 gene encoding poly [ADP-ribose] polymerase 1 produces MADSQEDKLYKAEYAKSGRASCKKCKENIAKDSLRMAIMVQSPMFDGKVPHWHHFSCFWQRAAAQSTADIAGYSDLRWEDQEKVKKAIESGGAAGGKGDQKSGAKGEKTLNDFAVEYAKSNRSTCKGCEQKIDKDHIRISKKTVDPEKPQLGLIDRWYHTACFVNRREELAFKPEYTAAQLKGFNALRTEDKEELKKRLPTVKTEGKRKADEVDGVSKKQKKEEDDEKKKLEEQLKNQSQLIWGIKDKLKKYCSTNDMKELLIANGQEVPSGESNVVDCLADGMAFGALEPCKECMGQLVFKGDAYYCTGDISAWTKCVFKTTTPLRKDWVTPKEFHEVPFLKKFKFKRQDRIYPKEAPPQTVTTAKAEPLASASSAPTERLPEGAPADKPLTGMKLLAVGKLSKNKDDLKAFVEELGGKITSTANKASVCLSTKKEVEKLSKKMEEVRDAGVRVVSEDFLTDIKSSGKALQELVSLHAISPWGAEVKVEAQASSVASKSGTLATKSTGRVKEEEGSSKTKKMKLTVKGGAAVDPDSGLENSAHVLEQNGKMYSATLGLVDIVRGTNSYYKLQLLEDDVQKRYWVFRSWGRVGTTIGGNKLDKFHDKNSALDNFLGVYKEKTGNDWGSSNFTKYPNKFYPLEIDYGQDEEAVKRLTATAGTKSKLAKPVQELIKTIFDVESMKKAMVEFEIDLQKMPLGKLSKRQIQSAYALLTEVQQAVSDCVPESQVLDLSNRFYTLIPHDFGMKKPPLLNNLDYIQAKVQMLDNLLDIEVAYSLLRGGTQDNENDPIDINYEKLKTKIVVVDKTSREAEIINQYVKNTHAATHNTYTLEVQEIFKIAREGEHQRYRPFEELHNRQLLWHGSRATNYAGILSQGLRIAPPEAPVTGYMFGKGVYFADMVSKSANYCHTSQSDPVGLLLLAEVALGNMHELKKASHITKLPKGKHSVKGVGRTAPDPTASVNLDGVQVPLGKGCHTNIDDTSLLYNEYIVYDVAQIHLKYLLKIKFNYQTSLW; encoded by the exons CTGGGTACTCTGACCTCCGCTGGGAGGACCAGGAGAAGGTCAAAAAGGCCATTGAAAGTGGTGGAGCCGCAGGAG GAAAAGGGGACCAGAAGAGTGGAGCAAAAGGAGAGAAGACGCTGAATGACTTTGCAGTTGAATATGCCAAGTCAAACCGCAGCACATGCAAAGGCTGTGAGCAGAAAATAGATAAG GATCACATCCGCATATCCAAGAAAACTGTGGACCCAGAGAAGCCTCAGCTGGGTCTGATCGACCGCTGGTACCACACAGCGTGTTTCGTGAACCGCCGGGAGGAACTGGCCTTCAAGCCTGAATACACCGCCGCCCAGCTGAAGGGCTTCAACGCGCTACGGACAGAAGACAAGGAGGAACTTAAGAAGAGGCTCCCCACTGTCAAAACCGAAGG AAAGCGTAAAGCCGATGAGGTGGATGGAGTatcaaagaaacagaagaaggaggaagatgatgagaagaagaagctggaaGAACAGTTAAAG AACCAAAGCCAGCTGATTTGGGGAATCAAGGACAAGCTGAAGAAATATTGTTCAACCAACGATatgaaggagctgctgattGCAAATGGCCAGGAGGTTCCCTCTGGAGAGTCCAAC GTGGTGGACTGCCTGGCCGACGGCATGGCTTTCGGTGCTCTTGAGCCCTGTAAGGAGTGCATGGGCCAGCTGGTCTTCAAGGGTGATGCTTATTACTGTACAGGAGACATCTCAGCTTGGACAAAGTGTGTGTTCAAAACCACAACACCCTTACGCAAAGACTGGGTCACCCCAAAG GAATTCCATGAAGTTCCCTTCCtgaaaaaattcaaattcaagcGACAGGACAGGATTTACCCAAAGGAAGCTCCCCCCCAAACAGTGACCACAGCCAAAGCAGAACCCCTGGCGAGTGCATCCAGTGCTCCGACTGAGCGACTGCCAGAGGGCGCGCCTGCAG ACAAACCTCTCACTGGTATGAAACTGTTGGCTGTGGGCAAGTTGTCCAAGAACAAGGATGATCTAAAGGCTTTTGTGGAGGAGCTGGGTGGAAAGATTACCAGCACAGCCAATAAGGCCTCAGTCTGCCTCAGCACCAAGA AGGAGGTAGAGAAGCTGAGTaagaaaatggaggaagtgAGGGACGCCGGTGTGCGCGTGGTCTCCGAGGACTTCCTCACAGACATCAAGTCATCGGGTAAAGCCCTCCAGGAACTGGTCTCCCTGCACGCCATCTCACCCTGGGGTGCCGAGGTCAAAGTCGAGGCTCAAGCGTCATCTGTGGCCTCCAAGTCTGGAACGCTGGCCACTAAGAGCACAGGCagggtgaaggaggaggaag GTAGTAGCAAAACCAAGAAGATGAAACTCACAGTcaaaggaggagctgctgtggatcCAGATTCAG GTTTGGAGAACAGCGCTCATGTCCTGGAGCAGAACGGGAAGATGTATAGCGCGACTCTGGGTCTTGTGGACATCGTCAGAGGAACTAACTCTTACTAtaaactgcagctgctggaggacgaTGTACAGAAACG GTACTGGGTGTTCAGGTCATGGGGCAGAGTGGGCACCACCATTGGAGGCAACAAGCTGGACAAGTTTCACGACAAGAACTCTGCCCTGGACAACTTCCTGGGTGTCTACAAAGAGAAGACGGGCAACGACTGGGGCTCCTCCAACTTCACCAAATATCCCAATAAGTTCTACCCCCTGGAGATAGACTACGGACAG GATGAGGAAGCAGTGAAGAGGCTGACGGCCACCGCTGGTACAAAGTCTAAACTGGCCAAACCAGTCCAAGAGCTAATCAAGACCATCTTTGATGTAGAGAGCATGAAGAAGGCCATGGTGGAGTTTGAG ATTGACCTCCAGAAGATGCCCCTTGGGAAGCTGAGTAAGAGGCAGATCCAGAGTGCCTACGCTCTCCTCACTGAAGTACAGCAG gCTGTGTCAGATTGTGTGCCAGAGTCACAGGTACTGGATCTCTCCAATCGCTTCTACACCCTGATACCCCACGACTTTGGCATGAAAAAACCTCCACTGCTCAACAACCTGGACTACATTCAG GCTAAAGTTCAGATGTTGGACAACCTGTTGGATATTGAAGTGGCATACAGCCTGCTGAGAGGAGGGACCCAGGACAATGAGAACGATCCCATCGACATCAACTATGAGAAACTCAAAACTAAGATTGTG GTTGTTGACAAGACTTCACGTGAGGCTGAGATCATTAATCAATATGTTAAAAACACCCACGCTGCTACACACAACACTTACACACTGGAAGTGCAAGAG ATCTTTAAAATTGCTCGAGAGGGAGAGCACCAACGGTACCGTCCCTTTGAGGAGCTACACAATCGGCAGCTACTGTGGCACGGATCTCGCGCCACCAACTACGCTGGTATCTTGTCTCAGGGTCTTCGCATTGCTCCCCCAGAGGCCCCAGTG aCTGGTTACATGTTTGGCAAAGGTGTGTACTTTGCCGACATGGTGTCTAAGAGCGCAAACTACTGTCACACCTCCCAGTCGGATCCTGTAGGCCTCCTTCTGCTGGCCGAGGTCGCCCTCGGCAACAT GCATGAATTGAAGAAGGCTTCCCACATTACAAAATTACCCAAAGGCAAGCACAGTGTTAAAG gtgTGGGTAGAACTGCTCCTGATCCGACTGCTTCAGTCAATTTAGACGGGGTGCAAGTGCCTCTGGGAAAAGGATGCCACACCAACATTGATGACACAAGTCTACTGTACAACGA ATACATTGTCTATGATGTTGCGCAGATACACTTGAAGTATCTCCTGAAGATCAAGTTTAACTACCAGACATCCCTGTGGTGA
- the adorb1a gene encoding adenosine A2c receptor, with the protein MAAELIIAFLSTIGNLLVCAAVGLNRKLRTVTNYFLVSLAVADICVGTIAIPCAILTDVGLPRHNLYLCLLMLSVLIMFTQSSIFSLLAVAVERYVAIFMPFRYHALMRPRNALFLILTTWLLAFLIGLVPLMGWHKTPPDSGYCFFVLVVDMTYMVYFNFFACVLTPLVIMFLIYAQIFVTVKRQMRRIAAEQGGRGEGQVRAAASTRREMKTATSLFLVLFLFTVCWMPLHVINCFLLLCPRCPVPLELLLTAIILSHANSAVNPFLYAYTMRAFRDTFKAIFLCCRMVGDREASNVTNGDGREGAADQNTHQT; encoded by the coding sequence ATGGCAGCTGAGCTCATCATTGCCTTTCTCTCCACTATCGGCAATTTACTGGTCTGCGCTGCCGTGGGCCTCAACCGCAAGTTGCGCACCGTCACCAACTACTTCCTGGTCTCGCTTGCAGTTGCAGACATCTGTGTGGGCACGATAGCCATTCCCTGCGCCATCCTGACTGATGTCGGTTTACCGCGTCACAACCTCTACCTGTGTCTGCTCATGCTGAGTGTTTTAATCATGTTCACCCAGAGCTCCATCTTCAGCCTGCTCGCCGTGGCTGTGGAGCGCTACGTGGCCATCTTCATGCCCTTCCGCTACCACGCCCTGATGAGGCCTCGCAACGCTCTGTTCCTGATCCTGACCACGTGGCTGCTGGCCTTTCTCATTGGGCTTGTGCCTCTGATGGGCTGGCACAAGACACCACCTGACTCAGGCTACTGTTTCTTTGTCTTGGTGGTGGACATGACCTACATGGTCTATTTCAACTTCTTTGCATGTGTGCTGACCCCGTTGGTGATCATGTTTCTCATCTACGCCCAAATATTTGTCACGGTGAAGCGGCAGATGAGGCGCATCGCAGCTGAGCAAGGTGGCAGAGGGGAGGGACAAGTGAGGGCCGCAGCCAGTACGCGCCGAGAGATGAAGACCGCCACTTCGCTTTTTCTggttctcttcctcttcactgtCTGCTGGATGCCGCTCCACGTAATCaactgcttcctgctgctctgcccaCGCTGCCCTGTGCCGCtagagctgctgctcaccgCCATCATCCTGTCGCATGCCAACTCTGCCGTCAACCCCTTCCTGTACGCGTACACTATGAGAGCTTTCAGGGACACCTTTAAGGCGATTTTCTTGTGCTGCAGGATGGTGGGAGACAGGGAGGCTTCAAATGTCACCAATGGTGATGGCAGAGAGGGGGCGGCTGACCAGAACACACACCAAACCTGA